CTTCAACGCTATAAAATTGCTGATGCAAACCGCCTCCAAATTTGTGACTGTTCTGCTTTTCGTCGTCACGGCACTGGTAGCGTTCTAAGCAGCacacatacatatacatacacacTCACACACTCACTACAAGATAAAATTTATAAACATAGATAGAATGAACCCATCTAAAATTGTACCACTATtacccccccccccccgTAGCCGCCCACAGCCCCCAACACCTGCCCTCGCACGCACCTACGACCATCCCACCCCATCCAGCCTTCTTGCGCAGCATATATTTTTTCCTGCCTACCGAGCTATTTGTGTCTAAACAACCCCCACCAAACATacatcaccaacaacaaatcCCCTAGATCCCATGGGCTACACAGACTCACAAGTACACTCCTACCACTATCAGAACGACCAACAGATGGTCCTCCGCTGGGCAAAAGAAATCTTCCCCCTCCCGGACGAGATCGAGATGAAGGGAAAGTCGAACGCCGCCGCCAGCAGCGGTACAGGTTCCAACCTCACAGCAAACGCTGCCGCAGGCTCCGGCTCTACCCCCATCGGCCCCACGTCAACCCACATCATCGGCACCACCTCTGCCCCCCACGGCCTTGTTAACCAGTACTGGGACTGTTTCGACGACGAGGAACAATGGACCATGTTCCACGGCCTAAAGATGTCCTGCAACGGTGATCTCTACAAAGACGGCATCCTGCTAGGCAACAACTTCCACCGCAGCGACAGAGTCGCTGCCATGAACATCGCCACCAAACCCCACGGGCCCTCAACCACGGCAAGCTCTCATgcccaccaccaccaccccAACCAGGGCTCCCGCCCATCCAATTAGCCGCCGTCACGTGACCCTCCCCTCCCCGTCCCCGCACGCCCGCCCGCCCCAAAAACGCTGCCGACGCTACACAAATCTACACACTGAAACTAAACATTTCCCGACACTCGCGTTTACCACCTCCCACTAGCGACCTACTGGCCCCCGCCCCCCACCATCCCTACCCCCCGTACACATCCTCCGCCCTATGGCCCTTTCTTTGCCGCTCTTGTTGTGTCAAACCGCATTACCAAATACAAATTACCTACCACTTTTCTGATTTTTTCCTTGTGTTCGTTCTTAGCAAGGGGGGTGAGGAAAAAATACAGACCTCCTGCTAAAAGGCCAACGATAAGGAGAAAAAGCTCTGTTTTTTTgctttgttttttttgattttggagTATATAATCAAGACAAGGTTTAAGCAGAGGTTATACGTGCAGGAATAGAGAAACATTAGAGCGTGGGAAAGAGAAGCATTGGCAGTTTTTAAGGCGAAAGAGAAGTTTGGTATCAAGAGAGAGTTTTTAAGAAGCGAGAGAGCCGTCGGTGATAGatctttttttttggtttttgggAAAGAGAGAGCGTTGGTAATAGATAGTAGTAATACTGAagataatttattattattattggtaGTGCTCGGAGAggaaatattttggagagagagaaagagaaaagagACAGAGGGAGACAGAGAGACGGTGAGAGAACGGCggtttgattttggagGGTTTTCACCGAGAAAGTTATTATTGTCAAGGCTTTTTTAATAcgtttttttgttttccttcatcttttaagataattttttgttattattaattttattttttgttattttttggaGTTTTTAGTTTAGAGGAACGACGATAATTTAAAGCAATGGACAGTGGGCGTGGATCTTCGGACGCGAAGGCGTCGTTGGAGGAGCTTGAGAAGAAGGGGTTGTTGACGCCGGCGGGGGTTGTAGTGCCTGAGATGGCggcggctgctgctgctgctgctgcggcggcggcggccGGGGTTGGTGGTGCAGAGGGGATGGGGACGAACGGGGGCACACAGCAGGGGATACCGGGGATGCCCATGTCGGTACGGGCGCAGCAGTTCCAGCAGGTTATGCAGGAGAACGGGGTGGGGAATAGTTCGGGGAATTTGGCGTCGACACCGGGCGGGGTGGTCGGGGGCAGCAGCGGGAGCAGCAGTGGGTCGCAGCCCCCGCTGATCCAGCTGCCCTCGATGAGTATGCCGTCTTTGATGTACCAGTTATCCCATCATCCACCGCCACAGCACCATACGGGGATTCCCCAAATCCCGGTGTTAAAACAGCACGGGCAGGGGCAGGGGCAGCAGGGGCAGCAGGggcaacagcagcagcagggGCAGCAGGGGCAGCAGGGTCTGACGAGTGGTCCGCAGCAGGATGCATCCGGGGCGGGCACTGCTGTGAACGGTAGCGGTGCTGGGCTCCCACTGTTATCTACCACGACGTCGACGCAGGGCATCCAGGCTATACAGCTGAACGAGGGTGAACACATCAATTCCAACGGCCAGCTGATCGGCAGGTCGGGCAAGCCCTTACGTAACACGAAGCGTGCTGCACAGAACAGAAGTGCACAAAAGGCGTTCAGGCAACGGAGAGAAAAGTACATTAAAGATCTGGAAATTAAAGCGAAACAGTACGATAAATTGGAACAGGAGTTGTTCTTGTTGAGAAGAGAAAACcaagaattgaaaataagGCTGACGGAGATGGAGAAATTGACCTAACAATGCAAACGAACAACATAGGCTTTGGAGAATTAAGCCAAGagatttttaaaataaaaataaaaaagaaaattaacTAAAGAAAACCTCTTTTCTTGGAGCGGGGGAAGAAGAGTGTAGTAGACCCATCCTTGGCAGAAGCTGTTTACCATTTTTATTGTCGACGCACGTCCATGAGAAGGCAAAAGGCATAGCGAGAGAGAGCAAGAACACAGATCTCTGGCAGATTTTATACGATATAATATCTAATCACcgtaatttttttattcaaaGTGTGTCGTTCTTAGCTCCTGTAGCTACATCCCCTCCCATCCCACCTCGATGTTTTTCTACCCACGAAGATGGGCCCGATTGTTATGAGTTTTATTGTTGCCCTACCGCGACCCCTCCCCCCGATTTACATGCACCGCCCATCACCATTACCTATATCACTATCTATATATGTGTCTTGAAATATtgtaaaaatattgttacTAGTTGTTTTTATGACCGTCTTAGTACTACCATATGCGTCCTGCACAATAGTACATAATTTAATAATCTGCAtacgatgacgatgattAAATGGGCTCGCACTTGCAGTGTCAACTCCCTtacatcatcaccacctCTCTATTCAGGTGatctattttttttctggaGTCTTgaaattttctttccagCTGCTTCTAGACCTTAATCCCTGTTTCTCGAGCAAAAAACCCGTTTTCCAACCCGTTTTCCTTGCGAGAAAGAACTGCTACAAGTTAAGTAGGGCGAACcaagacatatatatagtcCTTTCCAAGCAGTTGTCGCACAGGTGTGGAAACAACGTgggttttttttttggcaCCTGCATGTTTTTGAccttttttggttgttggTTTATTATATGTTCTGATAATCACTTATCAAGATGCTGAGAAACATGGCTTTTATGCGCTCATTGCAGCGAACGTGCCCTTCTTTTGCAGTTAGAGGACCGCTTAGGACGCTTGGAGGAATACGGACTGTTGTTGTGCCAAATAGCTTCCCTGATGTTAGGTTATCCTCGGGAAATATTGCTGTCGGTACCAGGTACTTCTCCGGTGGGATGAATAATTGGGTAGCAAACAAGAACTTTAATTTGAATTTATCTAACAAGGACTCCTCGCAATCCGCGCTCGAGCAATTTGGAACAAATCTTACCCGATTGGCGAAGGAGGGGAAGCTGGACCCTGTAATTGGCCGTGACCAGGAGATTTCACGCGCAATTCAAATTTTATCGCGCAGGACTAAGAATAATCCTGTTCTGATTGGGCGTGCAGGCGTTGGTAAAACTTCTCTGATTGATGGACTGGCGCAACGTATTGTTAAGGGAGAAGTGCCGAGCTCTCTTGCTAATAAGGAACTGGTGGTGTTGGACTTAGGGTCTCTTGTGGCGGGCGCAAAGTACAGGGGAGAGTTTGAAGAACGACTCAAGAACGTTTTAGACGAGATAGATAAGGCTAATGGGCAAGTAATTGTATTTATTGATGAGGTACACATGCTCTTAGGGTTAGGAAAGACAGATGGATCTATGGACGCttctaatattttgaaaccTAGATTGGCAAAAGGTATGAGATGTATTAGTGCAACGACCTTTGATGAGTTTAAGattattgaaaaggatCCGGCGTTAACTAGAAGGTTCCAGCCTATAGTGTTAAATGAACCCTCGGTTCCAGATACAATCTCGATCTTGAGGGGTTTAAAGGAGAGGTATGAGGTCCATCATGGTGTTAGAATTACAGATTCCGCAATCGTATCCGCGGCTGTATTGTCCAATAGGTATATTAACGATAGGTTTTTGCCTGATAAGGCCATTGATCTCGTAGATGAGGCTTGTGCTGTATTAAGATTACAACATGAGTCGAAGCCCGATTCTATCCAGGAAATTGACCGTGCTATTATGACCATTGAAATTGAACTGGAATCTTTAAAGAAGGAGACAGATCCAGTATCTACCGCAAAGAAGGAATCTTTGACAGAagaattaaattcaaagagGCAAGAGTTGTCCCGATTGACAAAGATTTGGGAAACTGAAAAGGGTGAAATTGAATCTGTGAAATCTGTGAAGGCAGAATTAGAAAAAGCGAAGattgaattggaaatttCACAAAGAGAAGGTGACTATGGTAAGGCTTCTGAGTTGCGTTATGCCAAAATTCCAGAGTTGGAAAGACGTATAACTAACAATGAACAAAAGggtaataaaaataactTGCTACATGACGCGGTTACCTCAGaggatatttcaaaagtGATTTCAAGAATGACGGGGATACCCATGGAAACTGTGTTCCAAGGGGATAAAGATCGTCTGCTATTCATGGAAGATTCACTGAGAAAAAGGGTTGTTGGCCAAAACGAAGCTATAAGTGCTATTTCAGATGCAGTTAGACTCCAAAGAGCTGGTTTGACTAATGACAAGAGACCTATTGCAAGTTTTATGTTTTTGGGACCCACTGGTACAGGGAAGACAGAATTAACCAAAGCGTTGGCCCAATTTCTATTTGATAACGAATCCTATGTTGTACGATTTGATATGAGCGAATTCCAGGAAAAACACACAGTATCACGTTTGATCGGTGCTCCACCAGGTTATGTTATGAGCGAAAGTGGAGGCCAGTTAACGGAGGCTGTTAGAAGAAAGCCTTATGCTGTAGTgttatttgatgaattcgAGAAGGCTCATCCTGATATTTGTAAGGTTTTATTACAAGTATTGGATGAAGGTAAATTGACGGATTCCCAAGGCCATCATGTCGACTTCCGCAACACGATAATTGTGATGACATCAAACATTGGACAAGATATTTTGTTAAACGACCAAGAATTGGGTACAGATGGCAAAGTGAGTGATAGTACTAAGACTAGAGTTTTAGATGCTGTAAAGCGTTCCTATCCTCCAGAATTTATCAACCGTATTGATGATCTTCTGGTCTTCAATAGACTATCAAAGGATGTTTTGCGTTCCATTGTGGATATCAGATTGAAAGAAATCCAAGAAAGACTAGCGGACAAAAGAATGTCTTTAAAGCTGACCGCTGATGCAAAGGAATGGCTAACAGAACGGGGTTATGATCCAGCGTATGGCGCAAGACCACTCAACAGGTTGATACATAAGCAAGTCTTGAACCCCATGGCTATGTATCTATTGAAGGGTCAGTTAAGAAATGAAGAGACtattgaagttgttgttgaaaatgaaaaattggttGTGAAACCAAATCACGAAGAAAATGAggatcaaaaaaaagttgagATAACCACCGTTAATGAATGAGCGATCTTTTATTCCcctgtatatatatctgaaTTAAAAGTTTTATTTAGGAATtatatcaaaatataaagaaaaacagTTGcttattttatatatactcCTCTATCGTTGGGTAAAACTAACTAATAGTCGAAAGCTCCAATCAGGACTTGAATGTATTAATTAACTAATAGAggtataatatatatatattgcaATTTGAAGCAGCTACTATATCTACCTGGTACGAATGATACCAGCAGCAATTAACGTCTGcatctttttaaaaacttcagGGTTTTTCATATGCTCTTGTAAAGCAGCTGGGTTCTGCTGCGCTTGTGCCAAAATAGACTGCATTACAGGATCTTGCAATATAGAGGCAACTTCAGGATCCTTGACGGCCCTCGCATATGTTTCTTCTGGAGATTCATTAGTATTTGCTGGTTGGAATCTTTGTTGCGTAGCCTTAACGTATAATTGGTCGATCTCTCTAATGCTTGAGCCGTTATTCACCTCCGCATCTTTGGTACGGGCAACGTCTAAAGTTTCAATAGCAGCAGAGTATTCCTGAACTGCAATTTGTGCAGTGGCCTTTCTAATATAAGCTCTAACGAAGCTTGGATCGATCTCAATGGCTTTATCGCAGTCTTTAATTGCATCAGGGAAGGACATTAGTTTAGATAAGGCAGCTGCTCTGTTAGAATAACCTCTGGCGTCATGAGGAGCTCTCATAATCATCTCGGAGTATGCCTTAACTGCACTAGGCCAATCACCCTTTGTAAAATACTCCTTACCGTCCAAACGAGCCTTCTCTGCCTTCTCTGGGTCGATGTACGCTTCAGCCTCTCTCTTTTTTATCTCTCTTTCCAAGTTTCTTAACTTATTCAAAACATCCGGAGTACGGTGTTCAGTCAATGACTTCTCGTAATATTCAACTGCTTTCTTCACCTCATCTAGTTTATAGTAAGCATTTCCCAAACGAGCAAATGATTTTGCAATTACCTTATAATCAGCCCTTAATTCTCTGCCTTGCTCAACTGCTTCATTTAAGGTCTTGATCGCAGAATTGTAGTCCCCCTTCTCATACTCCGCAGCTGCACGATTGTTGAGATACGTGATATCCTTTTGTAAGTTCCATGCCTCCTCATACTTGGCAATTGCTTCGTCAAACTTGCGTTGTTTGTACAACTGGTTACCCTCAGCCTTGGCCTTCTCAGCATTCTCCCTATCCAAATCTACCTCCATAGGTTCCGGTGGTGTCTGGGTCTTTCCAGGAGCTTCTGTATTAGTATTAACTGACGAACTATTTTCGGAACTTGACCCCACAGGCTTCTCATTGGAGCTTGTGGTTGTTGCTGGCTCTCCGCCATCCTTTGGTGTGCCGCCCAGATCGCTTGGGTCCATCGACAAATCAATGCCCAATAGTGCCGCCATAATTGTCATCATTCTGGAATCCTTCAAAAGTTCCTGACTCATGAGCTGCGGATTGTTCCGGAATTGCAATACCTTAGCAACCAATTGAGGATCCTTCATCATCTCAGCAGTCTTGGGattattcttcaacttctcaaTCAAGTTTGGATCTTGGAACATTTGCCCAAAACCCAAGTCAGGTTGTTGCCGTCTTTGCTGAGCCGCTTGAACTTGCTCTAAACCATCCTTAGCTGCTTTGTTAGTTGCATCCAACTCCAACGCTTTCTTGTAACTCTCTTCAGCCTCATCCAAATTACCTAGACCAAAATGCGCAGCACCCAACCGATTGTGACCTTTCGACCAATCTGCCTTAATTTTCACGCACTCAGTTGCATCAGATAGGGCTTCGtcaaacttctttaacGATGCATATGCACCAGACCTGTTCGAATACAACACGTGATTGGGCTCTTCAGACTCTTGTATAGCATTCGTAAATAATTCCACCGCTCTTTTAAAATCCTTTGCAACAAAGGCAGCGTTACCTTCCTTCTTGTATTCTTCAGCAGAAGTCATACTCTTAATGATGGTAGTATATAATCCTGAGACTCTAACGATAACTGGCCTATTCGAAAGCTTCGGTTAATACCTCAGTTAACCTCGTCGGTGAGTTCCTTTATAGATGATGCACATTTATGAGACCCATTTAGTTGGAAGTTCTGGAAAGTTCTTCGGGATTGGGCCGGGTAAGGACCACAAACGACATCATGTGACCGAATTTACGAATAGTGGGGCCTCGAGGACAAACATGGTCACAGCTGGAAACGGTCAGGGACTTCTTAAGTATGTGACTTCTAGCGTTCCTGCATGTGTAGCTGAAAATGGTGTTCTGTACAATGCCTTATATATAACGTTTTGGCATCGCTAGTAAAAGcgaaaaattgaaatttttgtACAGATAGGTAATAGATGTAGCGTTGAAAAAGGACAATAAAGCTCAAAATTGGAGTTGGTAGAATGGTAGAAACATTCAATGATGTATCAGAGGGGTTCATGAGGTGGTTGGTGGAATCTGGAGTGGAAATTTCTCCTAAGGTCAAACTGGTGGATTTCCGCGAACAAGGTCAAAATCGATGCCTCATCGCTGGTGATAAAATATGTAAAGATGAAACTCTTTTTACTTTACCGACGTCTCTTTTGCTTAATGTTGAGAACAGCGCATTGGTTCAGAAATCGGAGTCGATTAGGCTGTCTTTGCTCACTGAAATTGGCCACTGGGAGGGTTTAATTATATGCCTATTTTATGAGAGCCATGTATTGAAGGAGAAATCTAAATGGTGGCCATATTTGAGGGTATTTCCCGATCCTTCCCATATGGATAATCTTATGTATTGGGAGGATGAGGAACTTGCGAAACTGAAGCCCTCTTTGGTGTTATCGCGAGTCGGGAAGGATTCTGCGAGAGAGATGTATCACAGGACATTGGACTATGTTAGTGAATGGGGTGTTGATGAGTTAACTAAGATGTCATGGGATTCTTTTGTGCACGTTGCGTCTATAATTATGGCTTATTCATTTGATTATAGGCTACCCAAGGAtactgatgatgatgacgaagaagatgaaagtgatgatgagataGAGGAAGGCGGTACAGTTGAGTCGGATGGCCTCATCAAAAGCATGGTGGCCCTTGCTGATATGTTGAATTCGGATACGAATTTAGTGAACGCAAATTTGATATATGCGGATGACGTTCTAAAAATGGTTGCCGTCAAAGATATTGAGCCCCACGAACAGATTTACAACATATACGGTGAATATCCTAACGCAGAGATTTTAAGGCGTTACGGGTATGTTGAATGGACAGGTTCTAAATACGATTATGCGGAAATAGAACAAGAaactattattaaaaaagtaTCGGATCACTTAGACGTTAcaacttcttttcttcaagGCGTTGTTGAGATATTATCCAGCCATGACAATTGGATCGAAGAGCTTTTCGACTTTGAGGACGTGATGCTTGAGATTTATGATTGTTATGTCGATGGTACGGTAACTCCTCAAAGTGTGTTTCTGCTCCAGTTATTATGTACAATAGCTCAAATTCCTGGAATTATGGAATTATCGAAGGATAGTCTTAACGTGCAAGTACGAAAAATGTCTAAAAAGATACTTCAGTTATTGGAAGGCGGTCGTATCACTAAAAATACTGCTAGAATATGGGAGCATATAATTGACAgcaaattgaaaaattatccAACAAGTGCGTTTCTAGATTATCCAGTTAATGGCACCAATCTCAGCGATGACGTTTCTATGCGAAGAAAGCGCATGGCTGAATGCGTCTTAAGGTGCGAGGTGAGGTCATTTCAAAACTGCGTGAAAGCCCTAGAAAG
This Eremothecium cymbalariae DBVPG#7215 chromosome 5, complete sequence DNA region includes the following protein-coding sequences:
- the SWM1 gene encoding Swm1p (similar to Ashbya gossypii AEL221C) is translated as MGYTDSQVHSYHYQNDQQMVLRWAKEIFPLPDEIEMKGKSNAAASSGTGSNLTANAAAGSGSTPIGPTSTHIIGTTSAPHGLVNQYWDCFDDEEQWTMFHGLKMSCNGDLYKDGILLGNNFHRSDRVAAMNIATKPHGPSTTASSHAHHHHPNQGSRPSN
- a CDS encoding bZIP transcription factor (similar to Ashbya gossypii AEL222C) → MDSGRGSSDAKASLEELEKKGLLTPAGVVVPEMAAAAAAAAAAAAAGVGGAEGMGTNGGTQQGIPGMPMSVRAQQFQQVMQENGVGNSSGNLASTPGGVVGGSSGSSSGSQPPLIQLPSMSMPSLMYQLSHHPPPQHHTGIPQIPVLKQHGQGQGQQGQQGQQQQQGQQGQQGLTSGPQQDASGAGTAVNGSGAGLPLLSTTTSTQGIQAIQLNEGEHINSNGQLIGRSGKPLRNTKRAAQNRSAQKAFRQRREKYIKDLEIKAKQYDKLEQELFLLRRENQELKIRLTEMEKLT
- the HSP78 gene encoding chaperone ATPase HSP78 (similar to Ashbya gossypii AEL223C) gives rise to the protein MLRNMAFMRSLQRTCPSFAVRGPLRTLGGIRTVVVPNSFPDVRLSSGNIAVGTRYFSGGMNNWVANKNFNLNLSNKDSSQSALEQFGTNLTRLAKEGKLDPVIGRDQEISRAIQILSRRTKNNPVLIGRAGVGKTSLIDGLAQRIVKGEVPSSLANKELVVLDLGSLVAGAKYRGEFEERLKNVLDEIDKANGQVIVFIDEVHMLLGLGKTDGSMDASNILKPRLAKGMRCISATTFDEFKIIEKDPALTRRFQPIVLNEPSVPDTISILRGLKERYEVHHGVRITDSAIVSAAVLSNRYINDRFLPDKAIDLVDEACAVLRLQHESKPDSIQEIDRAIMTIEIELESLKKETDPVSTAKKESLTEELNSKRQELSRLTKIWETEKGEIESVKSVKAELEKAKIELEISQREGDYGKASELRYAKIPELERRITNNEQKGNKNNLLHDAVTSEDISKVISRMTGIPMETVFQGDKDRLLFMEDSLRKRVVGQNEAISAISDAVRLQRAGLTNDKRPIASFMFLGPTGTGKTELTKALAQFLFDNESYVVRFDMSEFQEKHTVSRLIGAPPGYVMSESGGQLTEAVRRKPYAVVLFDEFEKAHPDICKVLLQVLDEGKLTDSQGHHVDFRNTIIVMTSNIGQDILLNDQELGTDGKVSDSTKTRVLDAVKRSYPPEFINRIDDLLVFNRLSKDVLRSIVDIRLKEIQERLADKRMSLKLTADAKEWLTERGYDPAYGARPLNRLIHKQVLNPMAMYLLKGQLRNEETIEVVVENEKLVVKPNHEENEDQKKVEITTVNE
- the STI1 gene encoding Hsp90 cochaperone STI1 (similar to Ashbya gossypii AEL224W), translating into MTSAEEYKKEGNAAFVAKDFKRAVELFTNAIQESEEPNHVLYSNRSGAYASLKKFDEALSDATECVKIKADWSKGHNRLGAAHFGLGNLDEAEESYKKALELDATNKAAKDGLEQVQAAQQRRQQPDLGFGQMFQDPNLIEKLKNNPKTAEMMKDPQLVAKVLQFRNNPQLMSQELLKDSRMMTIMAALLGIDLSMDPSDLGGTPKDGGEPATTTSSNEKPVGSSSENSSSVNTNTEAPGKTQTPPEPMEVDLDRENAEKAKAEGNQLYKQRKFDEAIAKYEEAWNLQKDITYLNNRAAAEYEKGDYNSAIKTLNEAVEQGRELRADYKVIAKSFARLGNAYYKLDEVKKAVEYYEKSLTEHRTPDVLNKLRNLEREIKKREAEAYIDPEKAEKARLDGKEYFTKGDWPSAVKAYSEMIMRAPHDARGYSNRAAALSKLMSFPDAIKDCDKAIEIDPSFVRAYIRKATAQIAVQEYSAAIETLDVARTKDAEVNNGSSIREIDQLYVKATQQRFQPANTNESPEETYARAVKDPEVASILQDPVMQSILAQAQQNPAALQEHMKNPEVFKKMQTLIAAGIIRTR
- the RKM4 gene encoding ribosomal lysine N-methyltransferase (similar to Ashbya gossypii AEL225C): MVETFNDVSEGFMRWLVESGVEISPKVKLVDFREQGQNRCLIAGDKICKDETLFTLPTSLLLNVENSALVQKSESIRLSLLTEIGHWEGLIICLFYESHVLKEKSKWWPYLRVFPDPSHMDNLMYWEDEELAKLKPSLVLSRVGKDSAREMYHRTLDYVSEWGVDELTKMSWDSFVHVASIIMAYSFDYRLPKDTDDDDEEDESDDEIEEGGTVESDGLIKSMVALADMLNSDTNLVNANLIYADDVLKMVAVKDIEPHEQIYNIYGEYPNAEILRRYGYVEWTGSKYDYAEIEQETIIKKVSDHLDVTTSFLQGVVEILSSHDNWIEELFDFEDVMLEIYDCYVDGTVTPQSVFLLQLLCTIAQIPGIMELSKDSLNVQVRKMSKKILQLLEGGRITKNTARIWEHIIDSKLKNYPTSAFLDYPVNGTNLSDDVSMRRKRMAECVLRCEVRSFQNCVKALERSYKIIEDEKLLKNVLKRKIEDLEQKTVKKVKRDTLQQ